The genomic region CCTAGTAGAATGAGCCTGAGGAGGCTTTTCAGTTGACAATCCTACCCTAACCCGATTCTTCGCCCTCCACTTCCTCCTCCCATTCTTAATCGCAGGAATCACTATCATCCACCTCACATTCCTACACGAATCAGGCTCAAATAACCCATTAGGAATCTCATCTGACTCTGATAAAATCCCATTCCACCCATACTACTCTATCAAAGATATCCTAGGACTAACACTGATACTTACCCCATTCCTCACCCTAGCCCTATTTTCCCCAAACTTTTTAGGTGACCCAGAAAACTTTACTCCAGCCAACCCCCTAGTAACCCCTCCACACATTAAACCCGAATGGTACTTCCTATTTGCTTACGCCATCCTACGCTCAATTTCAAATAAGCTAGGAGGCGTACTTGCCCTTGCAGCCTCAGTACTTATCCTCCTTCTAATCCCCTTCCTCCCCAAATCTAAACAACGAACCATAACATTCCGCCCACTTTCCCAAACCCTATTCTGACTTCTAGTAGCAAACCTACTAATCCTAACCTGAATCGGAAGCCAACCAGTAGAACACCCATTCATCATCATCGGCCAAATAGCATCCCTCTCCTACTTCACTATCCTACTCATCCTCTTCCCCATAATTGGAATACTAGAAAACAAAATACTAAATCACTAAAATACTCTAATAGTTTAACACAAAACATTGGTCTTGTAAACCAAAAACTGAAGACTTCGCCCTTCTTAGAGTAACTCAGAAAGAGGGGATTTAAACCCCCATCCCCAGCTCCCAAAGCTGGTATTTTTAAATAAACTACCTTCTGAAACCCCTAACTGCCCGAATCGCACCCCGAGATAACCCGCGCACAAGCTCCAACACAACAAACAAAACCAACAACAAACCCCACCCAGCTACCAAAAACAACCCCACCCCATATGAATAAAACGCTGCTACCCCACCAAAATCCAACCGAACAAAAGACATCCCCCCAC from Coturnix japonica mitochondrion, complete genome harbors:
- the CYTB gene encoding cytochrome b, producing the protein MAPNIRKSHPLLKMINNSLIDLPTPPNISAWWNFGSLLAMCLITQILTGLLLAMHYTADTSLAFSSVAHTCRNVQYGWLIRNLHANGASFFFICIFLHIGRGLYYGSYLYKETWNTGVILLLTLMATAFVGYVLPWGQMSFWGATVITNLFSAVPYIGQTLVEWAWGGFSVDNPTLTRFFALHFLLPFLIAGITIIHLTFLHESGSNNPLGISSDSDKIPFHPYYSIKDILGLTLMLTPFLTLALFSPNFLGDPENFTPANPLVTPPHIKPEWYFLFAYAILRSISNKLGGVLALAASVLILLLIPFLPKSKQRTMTFRPLSQTLFWLLVANLLILTWIGSQPVEHPFIIIGQMASLSYFTILLILFPMIGMLENKMLNH